Proteins co-encoded in one Phytoactinopolyspora mesophila genomic window:
- a CDS encoding phage holin family protein — protein sequence MTTRSADAAPAVSTGQLIGEIKDDLSGLVKDEIELAKAEIREDAKAVGLGGALLAVVALLALLALVMLSIALAFGIHALGLGLGWAFLITAGAQLLLAAILGLVAKNRFGSVSGPKRAQRAAKQAIRPVQAGSTS from the coding sequence ATGACGACGAGGTCCGCTGACGCCGCCCCTGCCGTGTCCACCGGCCAGCTGATCGGCGAGATCAAAGACGATCTGTCCGGCCTGGTCAAAGACGAGATCGAGCTCGCCAAGGCCGAGATACGGGAGGACGCGAAGGCGGTCGGGCTGGGCGGGGCCTTGCTGGCGGTCGTCGCCTTGCTCGCGCTGCTGGCGCTGGTCATGCTGTCCATCGCGCTGGCCTTCGGTATCCATGCGCTGGGTCTGGGGCTGGGATGGGCGTTCCTGATCACCGCGGGCGCACAGCTTTTGCTCGCGGCGATACTTGGGCTGGTCGCCAAGAACCGGTTCGGATCGGTGAGTGGACCCAAGCGAGCCCAGCGTGCAGCCAAGCAGGCCATCCGGCCGGTTCAGGCTGGTTCGACGTCGTGA
- a CDS encoding UTRA domain-containing protein, protein MSVVDGPVPKHRQLREILLALVEGELVPDAPIPSERELVERFGVSRATVREAVGRLVSEGRLYRVRGKGTFVAAPKIESQMHLASFTEDMRRRGHKPSTVVLGADETVAPPPARAALGLDVTDRAFRIERLRSADGAPMAHEVSWLPASPLPGLLERDLTSSVYSILAHDYGRVLDSAAQSVWAEGADPLRARLLRVPPAAPLLVFRKTSYASGRAMEHVTSWYRADRYQVHMTLDSALHGHRHH, encoded by the coding sequence GTGAGTGTCGTCGATGGCCCTGTGCCCAAACACCGGCAGCTGCGGGAGATCCTCCTCGCGTTAGTCGAGGGTGAGCTGGTACCGGATGCCCCGATTCCGTCCGAGCGTGAGCTCGTGGAGAGGTTCGGAGTCAGCCGGGCCACAGTCCGCGAAGCGGTGGGCCGCCTCGTGTCCGAGGGTCGGCTCTATCGCGTCCGGGGCAAAGGCACCTTCGTCGCCGCGCCCAAGATCGAGTCCCAGATGCACCTGGCTTCATTCACCGAAGACATGCGCCGGCGTGGCCACAAGCCCTCTACCGTGGTGCTCGGCGCGGACGAGACTGTCGCGCCGCCTCCTGCTCGGGCAGCCCTCGGGCTGGACGTGACCGATCGCGCCTTCCGGATCGAGCGGCTGCGATCGGCCGACGGCGCACCGATGGCGCACGAGGTCTCCTGGCTTCCGGCTTCGCCGCTTCCCGGCCTGCTGGAGCGGGATCTGACCAGCTCGGTCTACTCGATACTCGCGCATGACTACGGGCGGGTACTGGACTCTGCCGCGCAGAGTGTCTGGGCAGAAGGAGCGGATCCGCTGCGCGCCAGGTTGCTTCGGGTGCCGCCGGCGGCGCCGTTGCTGGTGTTCCGCAAGACGTCCTACGCATCCGGTCGAGCTATGGAACACGTCACGTCGTGGTACCGCGCAGACCGTTATCAGGTACACATGACACTGGACAGCGCCCTACACGGGCACCGTCATCATTGA
- a CDS encoding SIS domain-containing protein: MAREIAEQPAALARTLQALRPQRAELQKLAADRRVVLFVARGSSDNAAIYGRYLLEVHAGRASGLAAPSVATHYQASIDLSEALVVCVSQSGETEEIVETQAWAAGRGARTVAVTNDGASSLANAADVALVTQAGTELAVPATKSYTAQLAAMAVLAGSLAPEPDALDADLDRVPDEADRLISARAGVDAAAEKLASTAEALVSGRGIAFGTALEAALKLEETCLRPVRGLSYADLRHGPIAVVDSDHVALLVSASDGPMVPGMTDLAHDLRRRGAAATIGIGGDNGFADAVDIAVPGPDLPELVAPLALIVPAQLIVETLARQLGLNPDAPRGLSKVTQTDPA; this comes from the coding sequence ATGGCCCGCGAGATCGCCGAGCAGCCGGCGGCGCTCGCCCGTACATTGCAGGCATTGCGGCCCCAGCGCGCGGAGTTGCAGAAGCTCGCGGCAGACCGGCGCGTCGTGTTGTTCGTCGCCCGCGGCTCCTCCGACAACGCCGCCATCTACGGCCGCTACCTGCTGGAAGTACACGCCGGCCGGGCCAGCGGACTGGCCGCGCCCAGTGTCGCCACCCATTACCAAGCCTCCATCGACCTGTCCGAGGCGCTCGTGGTGTGCGTTTCACAGTCGGGTGAGACGGAGGAGATCGTCGAAACTCAGGCGTGGGCCGCCGGACGCGGAGCCCGCACCGTTGCGGTGACCAATGACGGCGCGAGCTCGCTGGCCAACGCCGCCGACGTCGCGCTCGTCACCCAGGCCGGTACCGAGCTAGCGGTTCCCGCCACGAAGTCCTACACCGCACAACTCGCCGCCATGGCGGTCCTCGCCGGTTCGCTGGCTCCCGAGCCGGACGCACTTGATGCGGACCTGGACCGGGTTCCGGATGAAGCTGATCGTCTCATCTCCGCACGCGCGGGCGTCGACGCTGCCGCGGAGAAGCTGGCGTCCACAGCTGAGGCTCTTGTCAGTGGCCGCGGCATCGCCTTCGGCACGGCGCTCGAGGCGGCGCTGAAGCTCGAAGAGACATGCCTACGCCCGGTCCGGGGATTGTCATACGCCGACCTGCGGCACGGTCCCATCGCCGTCGTCGATTCCGACCACGTAGCGCTGCTGGTCTCCGCGAGCGACGGCCCGATGGTCCCGGGAATGACCGACCTCGCCCACGATCTGCGCCGGCGTGGCGCCGCTGCCACGATCGGCATCGGCGGGGACAACGGCTTCGCCGATGCTGTCGACATCGCGGTGCCCGGACCTGACCTACCCGAGCTCGTCGCTCCACTGGCGCTGATCGTGCCGGCACAGCTGATCGTCGAGACACTGGCCCGGCAACTCGGGCTCAACCCGGACGCTCCGCGAGGGCTGTCCAAGGTCACCCAGACCGACCCTGCCTAG
- a CDS encoding TrmH family RNA methyltransferase has protein sequence MDAADEPVADDELPHGVGPWEGPWPDDPRYDPELLEHGDRRNVVDEYRYWRREAIVADLDKRRHTFHVAIENWQHDFNIGSVVRTANAFLAAEVHIVGRRRWNRRGAMVTDRYQHIRHHTDLAALAAWAHERDLPVIGIDNLPGAVPLETFDLPVAGVLLFGQEGPGLSGEAREHVDVCLSIAQFGSTRSINAGAAAAIAMHAWIRQHAT, from the coding sequence GTGGACGCAGCTGACGAACCTGTCGCCGACGACGAGTTACCGCACGGCGTCGGCCCCTGGGAGGGGCCCTGGCCGGACGACCCGCGATATGACCCAGAGCTTCTCGAACACGGCGACCGCCGCAACGTCGTCGACGAGTATCGCTACTGGCGGCGTGAAGCCATCGTGGCGGACCTCGACAAGCGGCGGCATACGTTCCATGTGGCCATCGAGAACTGGCAGCACGATTTCAACATCGGCTCGGTGGTCCGCACGGCCAACGCGTTCCTTGCCGCGGAGGTCCACATCGTGGGGCGGCGCCGGTGGAACCGGCGGGGCGCCATGGTGACCGACCGGTACCAGCACATCCGGCACCACACCGACCTTGCCGCGCTGGCCGCTTGGGCGCATGAGCGTGATCTGCCGGTGATCGGCATCGACAATCTGCCCGGGGCGGTGCCGCTCGAGACGTTCGATCTGCCGGTTGCGGGCGTGCTCTTGTTCGGCCAGGAAGGCCCAGGACTTTCCGGCGAAGCACGCGAGCACGTCGATGTCTGCCTGTCCATCGCGCAGTTCGGTTCCACCCGCTCCATCAACGCCGGCGCGGCTGCGGCCATCGCCATGCATGCCTGGATCCGTCAGCACGCCACCTGA
- a CDS encoding thioredoxin family protein, whose translation MQAPSRVVLIRPWDMSDGVGAGCCSGGSTKGLCVDPMHHPLRGGTRNIERDSWAPFAEVYRYLREHLPGGVAVEIVDPRNHLYLLPTLVAAARRGGGGWFTALRAALRAPGYAAIIVDGVVVSSGRVPAPREALEAVRGALEGASH comes from the coding sequence GTGCAGGCCCCGAGCCGGGTCGTGCTGATCCGCCCGTGGGACATGTCCGACGGCGTAGGAGCCGGGTGTTGCAGCGGCGGATCCACCAAAGGACTGTGTGTCGACCCGATGCACCATCCGCTCCGGGGCGGTACGCGGAACATCGAGCGTGACAGCTGGGCACCTTTCGCCGAGGTCTACCGCTACCTCCGTGAGCATCTCCCAGGTGGCGTCGCAGTGGAGATCGTCGACCCCCGCAATCACCTGTATCTGCTGCCGACGCTCGTCGCGGCCGCACGCCGCGGAGGAGGCGGGTGGTTCACGGCGCTGCGAGCGGCGTTGCGGGCACCGGGGTACGCCGCGATCATCGTCGATGGCGTGGTCGTCAGTTCCGGCCGGGTGCCGGCGCCGAGAGAAGCGCTGGAGGCCGTGCGAGGCGCACTGGAGGGCGCCTCGCACTGA
- a CDS encoding carbon starvation CstA family protein: protein MPAIVVAVSVLALFALGFIYYSRYLAEKVYALDPAFVTPAHEFSDGVDFVPTNKHVLFGHHFTSIAGAAPIVGPAIAVFWGWVPALLWIVIGTIFAAGVHDFGALAVSVRHKAKNIGTLTAEVISTRSRVLFLCIIFFLLTLVNAVFAVVIGNLLVAFPGAVIPIFVEIPLAIAIGQYIYRTKSPALVPSLVGVVGLYFLIWVGHHNPIEITGFADWLGMEPRDVWIVIMFAYTFIASRLPVWLLLQPRDYINSHQLFIALGVTFAGVLIGWDTIVAPALNDVPEGSPSIFPFLFITIACGAISGFHSLVSSGTTSKQLDKETDARHVGYMGALGEGSLALASVLAVTAGVAATRLDWDERYPDFATASGGATGNFVEGIGQFASNLGIDFALATVFAAVVVVSFAATTMDTGVRLQRYVVQEIAGILKWNRLSRSLTLAGLVAIALPLALALMPGEDDRGFAFGTLWRLFGTTNQLTAGLALAVVAVWVTKRMRNPIAILIPMAFLLVMTTWALFIQLGEFWDSPERWILVPLDLIILALALWLIVEAGVALRRTVSERRAGTLGGSDTSGGAGSGPGSESQE from the coding sequence ATGCCCGCCATCGTCGTCGCGGTCAGCGTACTTGCCTTGTTCGCGCTGGGATTCATCTACTACTCGAGGTACCTCGCCGAGAAGGTCTACGCACTGGATCCGGCCTTCGTCACCCCCGCCCATGAGTTCTCCGACGGCGTCGATTTCGTGCCGACGAACAAACACGTACTTTTCGGGCACCACTTCACCTCGATCGCCGGGGCAGCGCCCATCGTCGGACCGGCCATCGCGGTGTTCTGGGGCTGGGTACCGGCCCTGCTGTGGATCGTCATCGGCACCATCTTCGCCGCGGGCGTGCACGATTTCGGCGCGCTGGCGGTCTCGGTCCGGCACAAGGCCAAGAACATCGGCACCTTGACCGCCGAAGTGATCAGCACCCGGTCACGAGTCCTGTTCTTGTGCATCATCTTTTTCCTGCTGACCCTGGTCAACGCCGTGTTCGCGGTCGTCATCGGGAATTTGCTCGTTGCCTTCCCCGGTGCGGTGATCCCGATCTTCGTGGAGATCCCGCTGGCCATCGCGATCGGTCAATACATCTACCGGACCAAGTCACCCGCGCTGGTGCCGTCACTCGTCGGCGTGGTGGGGTTGTACTTCCTGATCTGGGTGGGCCACCACAACCCGATCGAGATCACCGGATTTGCCGACTGGCTCGGCATGGAGCCGCGCGACGTGTGGATCGTCATCATGTTCGCCTACACGTTCATCGCATCCCGCCTGCCCGTGTGGCTACTGCTCCAGCCGCGGGACTACATCAACTCCCACCAGTTGTTCATTGCCCTGGGGGTGACCTTTGCCGGCGTCCTGATCGGCTGGGACACCATCGTCGCTCCGGCGCTGAACGACGTGCCCGAGGGGTCTCCCAGCATCTTCCCGTTCCTGTTCATCACGATCGCCTGCGGCGCCATCTCCGGGTTCCATTCGCTTGTGTCATCGGGAACGACGTCGAAACAGCTGGACAAGGAGACCGACGCCCGCCATGTGGGATACATGGGGGCGCTGGGCGAGGGCAGCCTCGCGCTCGCATCGGTGCTGGCCGTCACTGCCGGCGTCGCCGCCACCCGGCTCGATTGGGACGAGCGGTATCCGGATTTCGCCACCGCGTCGGGCGGAGCAACGGGCAACTTCGTCGAGGGGATCGGCCAGTTCGCGAGCAACCTCGGCATCGACTTCGCGCTGGCCACCGTCTTCGCCGCCGTCGTGGTCGTATCGTTCGCGGCCACCACCATGGATACCGGAGTCCGGCTGCAGCGGTACGTCGTCCAGGAGATCGCCGGCATCCTCAAGTGGAACCGGCTGTCGCGCAGCCTGACGCTGGCCGGGCTGGTGGCCATAGCGCTCCCGCTGGCTCTCGCACTGATGCCAGGCGAGGACGACCGAGGTTTCGCCTTCGGCACGCTCTGGCGGCTGTTCGGCACCACCAACCAGCTCACTGCTGGTCTGGCGCTGGCAGTGGTCGCGGTATGGGTCACCAAGCGGATGCGCAACCCGATCGCGATTCTGATACCCATGGCCTTCCTCCTGGTGATGACCACCTGGGCGCTGTTCATCCAGCTAGGAGAGTTCTGGGACAGCCCCGAGCGGTGGATTCTGGTGCCGCTCGACCTGATCATCTTGGCGCTCGCGCTGTGGCTGATCGTCGAGGCCGGCGTCGCGCTGCGGCGCACCGTGAGCGAGCGCCGAGCGGGTACGCTCGGAGGTAGCGACACGTCCGGAGGCGCTGGATCCGGACCGGGGAGCGAGTCCCAGGAATGA
- the pyrE gene encoding orotate phosphoribosyltransferase, whose product METRDLLRQHIINKAVVHGRVVLSSGKEADYYVDMRRVTLDGEAAPLIGEVMLDLTADLDIAAVGGLTLGADPVATSMLHAAHRRGHNLDAFVVRKSEKQHGLRRQIEGPEVAGRRVLAVEDTSTTGGSVLTAVDALRTAGADIVAVAVIVDRDTGARERVEEAGLEYRAAFGPADLGLVGA is encoded by the coding sequence GTGGAGACACGGGACCTACTGAGACAGCACATCATCAACAAGGCCGTAGTGCACGGCCGGGTCGTCCTCTCGTCCGGCAAGGAAGCCGACTATTACGTCGACATGCGGCGGGTCACCTTGGATGGCGAGGCCGCGCCGCTGATCGGCGAGGTGATGCTCGACCTCACAGCCGACCTCGACATCGCCGCCGTCGGCGGGCTCACGCTGGGCGCGGATCCAGTGGCGACGTCCATGTTGCATGCCGCCCACCGTCGCGGACACAACCTCGATGCTTTCGTCGTGCGCAAAAGCGAGAAACAGCATGGCCTGCGCCGGCAGATCGAGGGGCCGGAGGTCGCCGGCCGGCGGGTGCTGGCCGTCGAAGACACGTCTACGACCGGCGGCAGCGTGCTGACGGCCGTCGACGCACTGCGAACGGCCGGGGCGGACATCGTCGCCGTGGCGGTCATCGTCGACCGCGACACCGGAGCTCGCGAACGGGTGGAAGAGGCAGGCCTGGAGTACCGCGCCGCCTTCGGGCCGGCTGACTTGGGGCTTGTGGGGGCATAG
- a CDS encoding SDR family NAD(P)-dependent oxidoreductase: MPTALVTGPTAGIGLAFARKLASRGFALVLVARDEERLASVAGELRGAYGVEIEIMPADLAADTTRVEERLRDRQRPVDLLVNNAGFALRKPFLANDIADEEQLLDVLVRAVLRLTHAAVPVMTERGAGAVINVSSVAGWVPRGTYSAAKAWVTSFTEGLAAQLTGTGVRAMALAPGFTRTEFHDRAQMNMTGLPSWVWLDADTLVDAALRDLRRGKTVSVPGVVYKAAAVVVPRLPRRLVQATGRRHPDRRRSAR; encoded by the coding sequence ATGCCTACGGCGCTCGTTACCGGACCTACGGCCGGCATCGGTCTGGCTTTCGCTCGCAAGCTCGCATCGCGGGGCTTCGCGCTTGTCCTTGTCGCTCGGGACGAGGAACGACTGGCTTCGGTCGCCGGCGAGCTGCGCGGTGCCTACGGCGTCGAGATCGAGATCATGCCGGCCGATCTCGCGGCTGACACCACCCGAGTCGAAGAGCGGCTTCGCGACCGGCAGCGACCGGTGGACCTCCTGGTCAACAACGCCGGCTTCGCATTGCGTAAACCCTTCCTCGCCAACGACATCGCCGACGAGGAGCAATTGCTCGACGTACTCGTCCGAGCGGTGTTACGGCTGACCCATGCCGCGGTCCCGGTGATGACCGAACGGGGCGCCGGTGCGGTGATCAACGTGAGTTCGGTGGCGGGCTGGGTACCGCGCGGCACGTACAGCGCGGCGAAGGCGTGGGTCACATCCTTCACCGAGGGCCTGGCGGCACAGCTGACCGGCACCGGTGTGCGCGCGATGGCCCTGGCACCGGGGTTCACCCGGACCGAGTTCCACGACCGGGCTCAGATGAATATGACGGGCCTGCCGTCCTGGGTGTGGCTCGATGCCGACACCCTGGTCGATGCTGCCCTGCGTGACCTGCGCCGCGGTAAGACCGTCTCGGTGCCGGGCGTCGTATACAAAGCCGCCGCCGTGGTTGTTCCTCGGTTGCCACGGCGCCTGGTGCAGGCCACCGGCCGCCGTCATCCGGACCGTCGCCGCTCAGCCAGGTAG
- the disA gene encoding DNA integrity scanning diadenylate cyclase DisA, whose amino-acid sequence MSHDGGHVPGSDRGDAEAKLRQALAAVAPGTELREGLERILRGRTGALVVLGYDKTIESICSGGFVLDVEFNATGLRELAKMDGAIVVDRDCTKIVRSAAQLVPDPSIPTTESGTRHRTAERVAKQTGFPVISVSQSMRIVAIYVDSIRHVLEDAGQILSRANQALATLERYKLRLDEVSGTLSALEIEDLVTVRDIVMVAQRLEMVRRISIEIDGYVVELGTDGRLLSLQLDELVAGVDVDRELIVRDYLPAAAGRKANGVAAAIDRLSALSATELLDLGAVAEALGFSGGDQLDTAVSPRGYRLLARVPRLPTPVIERLVEHFGGLQKLLAASVDDLQTVDGVGENRARNVREGLSRLAESSILERYV is encoded by the coding sequence ATGAGTCACGACGGGGGTCATGTGCCCGGCAGCGACAGAGGAGACGCAGAGGCGAAGCTGCGCCAAGCGCTCGCCGCGGTTGCCCCTGGCACCGAACTGCGCGAAGGGCTCGAACGTATCCTGCGGGGCCGCACCGGCGCCCTGGTCGTGCTGGGTTACGACAAAACCATCGAGTCGATATGCAGTGGCGGGTTCGTCCTCGATGTGGAGTTCAACGCCACCGGGCTGCGTGAGCTGGCGAAGATGGACGGGGCCATCGTCGTCGACCGAGACTGTACCAAGATCGTCCGGTCGGCAGCGCAACTGGTTCCCGATCCGTCTATCCCCACCACCGAGTCCGGCACCCGGCACCGCACGGCAGAACGTGTTGCCAAGCAGACCGGTTTCCCGGTCATCTCGGTCAGCCAGTCGATGCGTATCGTCGCCATCTATGTCGACAGCATCCGCCACGTGCTGGAAGACGCCGGCCAGATCCTCTCGCGGGCCAACCAGGCGCTGGCCACACTCGAGCGCTACAAGCTCCGGTTGGACGAGGTCTCCGGCACCCTCTCGGCCCTCGAGATCGAAGACCTCGTCACGGTCCGTGACATCGTCATGGTGGCGCAGCGGCTGGAGATGGTGCGTCGTATCTCCATCGAGATCGACGGCTACGTCGTAGAACTCGGCACCGACGGCCGGCTCCTCAGCCTCCAGCTCGACGAACTCGTCGCCGGCGTCGATGTGGACCGGGAGCTCATCGTCCGCGACTACTTGCCCGCAGCCGCGGGACGCAAGGCCAACGGTGTCGCGGCCGCCATCGATCGGCTCAGTGCCCTGTCCGCCACCGAACTGCTCGATCTCGGTGCGGTAGCTGAAGCCCTCGGGTTCAGCGGTGGCGACCAGCTCGACACCGCCGTCAGCCCTCGTGGCTACCGGCTGCTGGCCCGTGTGCCCAGGCTGCCCACGCCGGTCATCGAGCGATTGGTCGAGCATTTCGGCGGCCTCCAGAAACTCCTCGCCGCCAGTGTCGACGATCTCCAGACCGTGGACGGCGTCGGGGAGAACCGGGCTCGCAACGTCCGCGAAGGGCTCTCGAGGCTGGCCGAGTCCAGCATCCTCGAACGCTACGTCTGA
- a CDS encoding family 20 glycosylhydrolase, whose translation MPVELIPLPLSVSEHSGAFAVSADTVLVAQGAATAAAWLLHDALRAGTGHALPVVSDSGGAPAITFVVDEDPTLRFPSTTAERYRLEVRHDGATIHAAHPAGAVRAVQVIRQLLPADTLRAAPVTDTPVELPCVTIEDEPRFAWRGVMLDVARHFQPKEFLLRLIDIAALHQFNVVHLHLTDDQGWRLEVPGWPKLTEIASWRTETVVGHARDNQGSDGTPHGGFYTTADLKEVVAYAAARQITVVPEVDLPGHVRAALAAYPELGNTDAHKPVATTFGVFDEVLAPTDESLRFARDVFDVVVDIFDSPFIHIGGDECPRTEWRQSATAQARAAELGLADVGLLQSWFTSQFADHLREHGRRVIGWDEIMDGGAPADAVIAVWREFSLAAKALAAGHDVIVGPAEAVYLDHYASDDPREPLHIHGHLPLETIAEFEPVPSGFAGAERDDVEPPGQVLGVQAQLWSEYLPTPKAVEYSAFPRLAAVADMAWTSAENRRRHPVTERISSHLVRLDALGVNYRPLSGPHPWQQGGTGARARYDHR comes from the coding sequence GTGCCTGTCGAGTTGATTCCGCTACCGTTGTCCGTCTCCGAGCACTCCGGCGCATTCGCTGTCTCGGCCGACACCGTGCTCGTCGCCCAGGGCGCGGCAACGGCCGCGGCATGGCTGCTGCACGACGCTCTGCGTGCGGGCACCGGGCACGCGCTGCCCGTCGTCTCCGATTCCGGAGGCGCGCCCGCCATCACATTCGTAGTCGACGAGGACCCCACATTGCGGTTCCCGTCCACAACGGCCGAGCGGTACCGGCTCGAGGTGCGCCACGACGGCGCCACGATCCACGCGGCGCACCCTGCCGGCGCGGTCCGCGCCGTGCAGGTGATCCGGCAGCTTCTTCCGGCCGACACGCTGCGCGCCGCCCCGGTGACCGATACGCCGGTAGAGCTGCCATGTGTCACGATCGAGGACGAGCCGCGGTTTGCCTGGCGCGGCGTGATGCTGGACGTGGCCCGGCATTTCCAGCCCAAGGAGTTCCTGCTACGGCTGATCGACATCGCCGCCCTGCACCAGTTCAACGTCGTGCACCTGCACCTCACCGACGACCAAGGATGGCGGCTGGAGGTTCCGGGCTGGCCGAAGCTCACCGAGATCGCTTCTTGGCGGACCGAGACGGTCGTGGGCCACGCCCGCGACAATCAGGGCTCCGACGGCACGCCCCACGGCGGCTTCTACACCACCGCTGATCTCAAAGAAGTAGTGGCCTATGCCGCCGCCCGCCAGATCACGGTGGTGCCCGAGGTCGATCTCCCCGGGCACGTACGCGCGGCGCTGGCCGCCTACCCGGAGCTCGGCAACACCGATGCACATAAGCCGGTCGCGACCACGTTCGGCGTCTTCGACGAGGTACTCGCGCCCACCGACGAGTCGTTGCGCTTCGCCAGGGACGTGTTCGACGTCGTTGTCGACATCTTCGACTCGCCCTTCATCCATATCGGCGGCGACGAATGCCCACGGACCGAGTGGCGGCAGAGCGCCACTGCCCAAGCCCGAGCCGCTGAACTCGGCCTCGCCGATGTCGGCCTCCTGCAGTCCTGGTTCACCTCTCAGTTCGCGGATCACCTCCGCGAACATGGACGCCGGGTGATCGGCTGGGACGAGATCATGGACGGCGGCGCTCCCGCTGATGCGGTCATCGCGGTGTGGCGCGAGTTCAGCCTGGCCGCCAAGGCGCTGGCCGCCGGTCACGATGTGATCGTCGGCCCGGCTGAGGCCGTGTACCTCGATCACTACGCTTCCGACGATCCCCGCGAGCCGCTCCATATTCATGGACATCTCCCGCTGGAGACCATTGCCGAGTTCGAACCCGTTCCCTCTGGGTTCGCCGGGGCCGAACGGGACGACGTGGAGCCGCCGGGGCAGGTGCTCGGCGTTCAGGCACAGCTGTGGTCGGAGTACCTACCCACCCCGAAGGCAGTCGAGTACAGCGCCTTTCCTCGGCTGGCCGCCGTCGCCGACATGGCGTGGACCAGCGCGGAGAACCGCCGCCGGCATCCGGTCACCGAACGAATCAGCAGCCATCTGGTCCGTCTCGACGCTCTCGGGGTCAACTACCGGCCGTTGTCGGGGCCGCACCCTTGGCAGCAAGGCGGAACAGGCGCTCGCGCTCGATACGACCATCGTTAG
- the rsmI gene encoding 16S rRNA (cytidine(1402)-2'-O)-methyltransferase gives MTGEHGGTSGPGVLVLAATPIGQVADASARLARELADADVVAAEDTRRLRRLAASLDVELSGRLVSYFEANEDTRTPELVAELLAGARVVLVTDAGMPSVSDPGYRLVEAAVAAGVRVTSVPGPSAVVTALAVSGLPVSRFSFEGFPPRRAGERRRYFAALANEQRSMVFFESRHRLAATLRAMAEALGADRLAAVCRELTKTHEEVRRGPLGELVTWAEETGPLGEITIVVSGVDSAADDRGRMTVDDAVSIVAERVAGGASRRDAIADVAHELGLSRRELYAAVVNQQ, from the coding sequence GTGACAGGTGAACATGGCGGTACATCCGGACCAGGTGTTCTGGTGCTCGCGGCCACCCCGATCGGTCAGGTCGCGGATGCCTCCGCCAGGCTGGCGCGGGAACTGGCTGATGCCGACGTCGTCGCCGCCGAAGACACCCGGCGGCTGCGCAGGCTCGCGGCGTCACTCGACGTCGAGCTGTCCGGACGGCTGGTGTCGTACTTCGAAGCGAATGAAGACACCCGCACGCCCGAACTCGTGGCCGAACTGCTCGCCGGGGCTCGGGTAGTGCTAGTGACCGACGCGGGCATGCCGTCGGTCTCCGATCCTGGCTACCGGCTGGTCGAGGCCGCCGTCGCGGCGGGGGTGCGGGTGACATCGGTGCCAGGACCGTCAGCGGTGGTGACGGCGTTGGCGGTCAGCGGGCTCCCGGTGTCGCGATTCTCCTTCGAGGGCTTCCCGCCGCGCCGCGCGGGTGAGCGGCGCAGATACTTCGCTGCCTTGGCGAATGAACAGCGGAGCATGGTGTTCTTCGAATCGCGGCACCGGCTCGCGGCCACGTTGCGAGCGATGGCTGAGGCACTCGGTGCGGACCGGCTCGCAGCAGTGTGCCGGGAACTCACGAAGACACATGAGGAGGTCCGGCGCGGGCCACTCGGCGAGCTGGTGACGTGGGCTGAGGAGACCGGCCCGCTCGGAGAAATCACGATCGTCGTCAGTGGTGTGGATTCGGCCGCGGACGATCGAGGCCGTATGACGGTGGACGATGCGGTGTCCATCGTGGCCGAGCGGGTGGCCGGTGGTGCGAGCCGCCGCGACGCTATTGCCGACGTCGCACATGAGCTGGGCCTGTCCAGGCGTGAGCTTTACGCCGCGGTGGTCAACCAGCAATGA